The following coding sequences lie in one Desulfuribacillus stibiiarsenatis genomic window:
- a CDS encoding transposase domain-containing protein, giving the protein ATPKGASASAAIYSIIETAKANGLNIYSYLNYLLLYMPDTDYRNRPEDLEDLMPWSPRILAECKN; this is encoded by the coding sequence CAGCTACTCCTAAAGGGGCCTCCGCTAGTGCCGCTATATACAGCATCATCGAGACAGCAAAAGCAAATGGACTGAACATATACAGCTACCTAAACTATCTTCTCTTATACATGCCGGATACTGATTACCGGAATAGGCCAGAAGATTTAGAAGATTTAATGCCTTGGTCTCCGCGTATACTAGCTGAATGCAAGAACTAG